The Arachis hypogaea cultivar Tifrunner chromosome 16, arahy.Tifrunner.gnm2.J5K5, whole genome shotgun sequence genome contains a region encoding:
- the LOC112758317 gene encoding uncharacterized protein, which produces METNGVVHDGSIGGARREKREIGDKSVEDLAKYAHSPAHLAVARRDHVALQRIVSTLPRLAKAGEVNTEAESLAAELRADEVSAVIDRRDVPGRETPLHLAVRLRDPISAEILMAAGADWSLQNENGWSALQEAVCTREEAIAMIIARHYQPLAWAKWCRRLPRIIASAARIRDFYMEITFHFESSVIPFIGRIAPSDTYRIWKRGSNLRADMTLAGFDGLRIQRSDQTFLFLGDGYASEDGNVTLPPGSLIALSHKEKEITNALEGAGTQPTEAEVAHEVSLMSQTNMYRPGIDVTQAELIPHLNWRRQEKTEMVGNWKAKVYDMLHVMVSVKSRRVPGAMSDEELFAVEDGESMINGENNDEYDDVLTAEERIQLDSALRMGNADMVCDDEEHGDSQENGSAATFENPEANGVVKEKKSWFGWNKKNIKSSSDDPEESKTLKKVSKFGSEGSNQKSSDQQKSASDLKEDSGDTRKGKDKSNKKKKKKGTATESKNESEYKKGLRPVLWLTPDFPLKTDELLPLLDILANKVKAVRRLRELLTTKLPLGTFPVKVAIPIVPTIRVLVTFTKFEELQPAEEFSTPLSSPAHFQDAKSKEPEGSTSWISWMKGSRGGQSSDSDSHRYKDEVDPFNIPSDYKWVDANEKKRRMKAKKARSKKNKKQTAARGSEGGALHQGTEDLEE; this is translated from the exons ATGGAAACAAATGGAGTTGTTCATGATGGTAGTATAGGAGGGGctaggagagaaaagagagagatagGGGACAAATCAGTGGAAGATTTAGCTAAATATGCACATAGTCCTGCCCACTTGGCTGTTGCCAGGCGCGACCATGTTGCCTTACAGCGCATTGTTTCCACCCTGCCTAGGCTTGCCAAGGCTGGTGAGGTGAATACAGAGGCTGAATCTCTTGCCGCTGAGCTTCGAGCTGATGAGGTCTCTGCAGTTATTGATCGACGTGATGTTCCTGGTAGGGAGACCCCTCTTCACCTTGCAGTACGTCTCAGAGATCCAATCTCTGCTGAGATATTGATGGCTGCAGGCGCAGATTGGAGTCTTCAGAATGAGAATGGTTGGAGTGCTCTCCAAGAAGCAGTGTGCACCAGGGAGGAAGCAATTGCCATGATTATCGCGCGGCATTATCAACCTCTGGCTTGGGCTAAATGGTGTCGTAGACTTCCCCGCATCATTGCTTCGGCAGCTCGCATACGTGACTTTTATATGGAGATAACTTTCCATTTTGAGAGCTCTGTCATTCCTTTTATTGGACGCATAGCTCCTTCAGACACATATCGCATCTGGAAGCGTGGTTCTAATCTTCGTGCTGATATGACACTTGCTGGTTTTGACGGTTTACGCATCCAACGATCAGACCAGACATTTTTGTTTCTTGGAGATGGATATGCTTCTGAGGATGGTAATGTAACTCTGCCACCTGGTTCTTTGATTGCTCTTTCtcataaagaaaaggaaataacaAATGCTTTGGAAGGTGCTGGTACACAACCAACAGAAGCTGAAGTTGCTCATGAAGTTTCCTTGATGTCTCAGACAAATATGTATAGGCCGGGTATTGATGTTACACAGGCTGAGCTTATTCCCCATTTAAATTGGAGGCGCCAAGAGAAGACTGAGATGGTTGGGAACTGGAAGGCAAAAGTTTATGACATGCTTCATGTGATGGTTAGTGTGAAATCAAGACGGGTGCCAGGTGCTATGTCAGACGAAGAGCTTTTTGCTGTGGAGGATGGAGAAAGTATGATAAATGGGGAAAACAATGATGAGTATGATGATGTATTGACTGCTGAGGAAAGAATTCAACTGGATTCTGCACTACGTATGGGGAATGCTGATATGGTGTGTGATGATGAGGAACATGGAGACAGTCAAGAAAATGGCTCAGCAGCTACCTTTGAGAATCCTGAAGCCAATGGTGTGGTTAaagagaagaagagttggtttgGTTGGAACAAGAAAAACATCAAGAGTAGCAGTGATGATCCTGAGGAGTCAAAAACTTTGAAGAAAGTTTCGAAGTTTGGCTCAGAAGGTAGCAACCAGAAGTCAAGTGATCAGCAAAAGTCAGCATCTGACTTGAAGGAAGATAGTGGAGACACTAGGAAGGGAAAAGACAAAagcaataagaagaagaagaagaaaggaacagCCACTGAGTCTAAGAATGAGAGTGAGTATAAAAAGGGTTTAAGACCTGTCTTGTGGTTAACACCAGATTTCCCTTTGAAAACGGATGAGCTTTTGCCTCTACTTGACATCTTAGCAAATAAGGTTAAGGCTGTTAGAAGACTGAGGGAGCTTTTGACAACTAAGCTTCCTCTTGGAACTTTTCCCGTCAAG GTTGCTATCCCAATAGTCCCTACCATTCGAGTTCTTGTCACCTTTACGAAGTTTGAGGAGCTTCAGCCAGCAGAGGAGTTTTCAACTCCACTCTCCAGCCCAGCACATTTCCAGGATGCGAAATCCAAGGAACCGGAGGGTTCAACATCGTGGATTTCATGGATGAAAGGAAGTCGCGGAGGGCAGTCCAGCGACTCCGATAGTCACAGATACAAAGATGAAGTTGACCCTTTCAACATACCTTCGGACTACAAATGGGTGGATGCCAATGAGAAGAAACGCAGAATGAAGGCTAAGAAAGCCAGaagtaagaaaaataagaagCAGACAGCAGCAAGAGGCAGTGAGGGTGGTGCTTTGCATCAGGGAACTGAAGACCTTGAAGAATAA